From the genome of Pelobacter propionicus DSM 2379, one region includes:
- the gptM gene encoding geopeptide radical SAM maturase, with translation MQPSCYVTTFPCPDKPGRLLLLATRRCAVMELSDELWQRMRDGGEMEEEERETLQRLGVLVHDREAEKEEMRETFDRINRESRHLSVVAALTMECNLACPYCFKAPFRGEQTMDDAIADLLIRRMSERMSQGLDLTVDFYGGEALLQLTLLKRIATALQRAALEHGVTFQFNIFSNGTLLTRPVVEELLPLGLAAVRLTLDGPPDIHDSQRPFVSGRGSFAAIMENIHAIHDILPIDLGGNFTRENYRRFPELLDLLIARGIDPARFKAVGFSPVVPRADGSLAGDLGGTPRGQALNH, from the coding sequence ATGCAGCCATCATGTTACGTCACCACCTTCCCCTGCCCGGACAAGCCGGGGCGTCTGCTCCTCCTGGCCACCCGGCGCTGCGCCGTGATGGAGCTGTCCGACGAACTGTGGCAGCGAATGCGGGACGGCGGGGAGATGGAAGAGGAAGAGCGCGAGACCCTGCAACGCCTGGGGGTGCTGGTGCATGACCGGGAGGCGGAGAAGGAGGAGATGCGGGAGACCTTCGACCGGATCAACCGGGAGAGCCGCCACCTGTCCGTTGTCGCGGCCCTGACCATGGAGTGCAACCTGGCCTGCCCCTACTGCTTCAAGGCCCCCTTCCGGGGGGAGCAGACCATGGACGACGCCATTGCCGACCTGCTGATCCGGCGCATGAGCGAGCGCATGTCCCAGGGGCTGGATCTGACCGTGGATTTCTACGGTGGCGAGGCACTGCTGCAGCTTACGCTTCTGAAGCGCATCGCCACCGCCCTGCAAAGGGCCGCCCTTGAGCATGGCGTGACGTTCCAGTTCAACATCTTCAGCAACGGCACCCTGCTCACCCGGCCCGTGGTGGAGGAGCTGCTCCCCCTGGGGCTGGCTGCGGTGCGCCTCACCCTGGACGGCCCGCCGGACATCCACGACAGCCAGCGCCCCTTCGTCTCCGGCAGGGGGAGCTTCGCCGCCATCATGGAGAACATCCACGCCATCCATGACATCCTGCCCATCGACCTGGGGGGCAACTTCACCCGCGAAAACTACCGCCGCTTCCCGGAGCTTCTGGACCTGTTGATCGCCCGGGGGATCGACCCGGCCAGGTTCAAGGCGGTCGGCTTCTCGCCGGTGGTGCCCCGGGCCGACGGAAGCCTGGCCGGCGACCTGGGGGGCACCCCGCGGGGTCAGGCATTGAACCATTGA
- a CDS encoding TonB-dependent receptor plug domain-containing protein: MALPCARAEKAEDTSALFSAWQESSSSSATRSPKPLSLTAENTTIITQKEIESLNAHTLADVLATIPGIQTQNYGAAGGLTSASIQSARNYHALVMVDGIPLNNLSENFSDVAMVPARIIERIEVVKGAASSAWGQALGGVINVITKTPDQRKIGGVATSSYGEGATADSSIELSGTVDRLGYYFSGGYLGFKNIPQHITTDSNNVYAKLTYDLSDQGQVWGTFSHSHGNRTNLYIPRSDWDLREEQKTTYIYASLGMRRKLSDSLELEISGRHAYRNFDTVDTNISDGLPWSWSSQPRLLTKERVYGASAKLIWRESNNLLVVGGDFEHVKLSANGTYDYPLTPVSRSEDRWGFFLNDTYTIGDLAVTVGARFDRPKTTSDQFSPSLGVTYKLSETTLLRGYTARGYSLWALTFDDTPAEKVWTSQIGIETTAVPYLWQKLTLFRNQMWSFTTWNDSAGIYESDRRMALGVEYEIRTTPVFNTSIGAGYTFTDTELSKNHDYESGVPRHTVQVSLRYDDKTFRGVLTGRHIFWNTQPSSEPLYNGDYGGMIWDLHLGATLVKREERSLEVFFSGRNLFDGSQTPSNYCVYPGRWFEGGVRVRF; this comes from the coding sequence GTGGCGCTTCCCTGTGCTCGGGCTGAGAAGGCGGAGGATACCAGTGCGCTGTTCAGTGCTTGGCAGGAATCTTCATCCTCCAGCGCCACCCGCTCCCCCAAGCCGCTCTCCCTGACAGCCGAAAATACGACAATAATCACCCAAAAGGAGATCGAGTCCCTCAACGCCCATACCCTGGCCGACGTTCTGGCCACAATACCGGGCATCCAGACTCAAAATTATGGCGCAGCTGGTGGCCTTACAAGCGCCAGCATCCAGAGTGCGAGAAATTATCACGCGTTGGTGATGGTCGATGGGATCCCTCTAAACAACTTGAGTGAAAACTTCTCCGATGTGGCCATGGTCCCGGCGCGGATCATCGAGCGGATCGAGGTTGTCAAGGGGGCGGCTTCCTCGGCCTGGGGACAGGCGCTGGGCGGGGTGATCAACGTTATCACCAAAACGCCGGATCAGAGAAAGATTGGCGGTGTTGCAACCTCCTCCTATGGCGAGGGGGCGACGGCCGACAGCAGCATTGAACTGAGCGGAACAGTTGACCGCCTGGGCTACTATTTCTCCGGCGGGTATCTGGGATTCAAGAATATCCCTCAACATATCACCACCGATTCCAATAACGTCTATGCCAAGCTGACCTACGATCTTTCGGACCAGGGACAGGTGTGGGGTACGTTCAGCCACAGTCATGGCAACCGCACCAATCTGTATATTCCCCGCTCCGACTGGGACCTGAGGGAAGAACAGAAAACCACCTATATCTACGCCTCCCTCGGCATGCGGCGCAAACTGAGCGACAGCCTGGAGCTGGAAATCAGCGGACGCCACGCCTACCGCAACTTTGATACCGTTGACACCAACATCAGCGACGGTTTGCCCTGGTCCTGGTCATCCCAGCCCCGCCTGTTGACCAAGGAAAGGGTCTACGGCGCCAGCGCCAAGCTTATCTGGAGAGAGAGTAACAACCTGCTGGTTGTGGGGGGAGATTTCGAGCATGTCAAGCTCTCCGCAAACGGGACTTATGACTATCCGCTCACGCCCGTTTCCCGTTCGGAAGACCGCTGGGGTTTTTTCCTGAACGATACGTACACTATTGGCGACCTGGCAGTGACCGTCGGCGCCCGTTTCGACCGCCCCAAGACCACATCCGACCAGTTCAGCCCCTCCCTGGGCGTCACCTACAAACTGAGTGAAACCACCCTGCTGCGCGGCTACACGGCGCGCGGCTACAGCCTCTGGGCGTTGACATTTGACGACACGCCGGCGGAAAAGGTCTGGACATCCCAAATTGGGATCGAAACTACTGCTGTCCCGTATCTGTGGCAGAAATTGACTCTCTTCCGCAACCAGATGTGGAGTTTTACGACTTGGAATGATAGCGCCGGCATATACGAGTCGGACCGTCGTATGGCGTTGGGAGTGGAATATGAGATTCGCACCACGCCCGTTTTCAATACCTCCATTGGAGCCGGTTACACCTTTACGGATACGGAGTTGTCAAAAAACCATGACTACGAGTCAGGAGTTCCCCGTCATACCGTGCAGGTGTCGTTGCGCTACGATGACAAGACCTTTCGCGGTGTCCTGACCGGACGCCACATCTTCTGGAACACGCAACCAAGTTCCGAACCGCTCTATAACGGTGACTATGGCGGTATGATCTGGGACCTGCACCTGGGCGCCACGTTGGTGAAGCGTGAGGAGCGGTCGCTGGAAGTGTTCTTCTCCGGTCGCAATCTCTTCGACGGATCACAAACACCAAGTAATTATTGCGTCTATCCCGGCCGCTGGTTCGAGGGTGGAGTGAGGGTACGGTTTTGA
- a CDS encoding ABC transporter substrate-binding protein, translated as MRILIALILALATLLPCLAQAYDVLLLVSRRDQASEEVLKGFRAGCSSSHRTLVLSDYAEVDLTRILREENPRLILTLGDAALKAARRVSRTPVVSLMALGVRQQAALQSNLTGIDMFASPESYMELFKKLKVSRVGVVYDQARSGWYLRKARQAAEKAGITLVTREVDSSRDALEKLASLSGKVDALWMLPDVTAVTRETSEAYFRFGQSQSVPVVSFSASYLGLGAGAVVEIDRKDLGRQACDMVDDLLKKGRGSDMPLAFPRNTSTRMNPDVIRHLGSGIVSGHQISLAALFGE; from the coding sequence TTGAGAATACTCATCGCTCTCATACTCGCCCTGGCGACCCTGCTCCCCTGCCTGGCCCAGGCCTACGACGTGCTGCTCTTGGTCAGCCGCCGCGACCAGGCCTCGGAAGAGGTGCTGAAAGGCTTCCGCGCTGGCTGCTCCTCCTCCCACCGCACCCTGGTGCTGTCCGATTACGCCGAGGTCGACCTGACCCGCATCCTGCGGGAGGAGAATCCCCGCCTGATCCTGACCCTGGGCGATGCTGCTCTGAAGGCGGCCCGCCGGGTGAGCCGCACGCCGGTGGTCTCGCTGATGGCCCTGGGTGTGCGTCAGCAGGCTGCCCTGCAGTCAAACCTGACCGGCATCGATATGTTCGCCTCGCCGGAGAGCTATATGGAACTGTTCAAGAAGCTGAAGGTGAGCCGCGTGGGGGTAGTGTACGATCAGGCCAGGAGTGGCTGGTACCTGCGCAAGGCCCGCCAGGCGGCGGAAAAGGCCGGTATCACCCTGGTGACCCGCGAGGTGGATTCGTCCCGCGATGCCCTGGAAAAACTCGCCTCCCTGTCCGGCAAGGTGGACGCCCTCTGGATGCTGCCGGACGTCACGGCGGTGACCCGCGAAACCAGCGAGGCTTACTTCCGCTTCGGCCAGAGCCAGTCGGTGCCGGTGGTCTCCTTCTCCGCCAGTTACCTGGGGCTGGGCGCCGGCGCGGTGGTGGAGATCGACCGCAAGGACCTGGGGCGCCAGGCCTGCGATATGGTTGATGATCTGCTGAAAAAGGGCAGGGGCTCCGACATGCCCCTGGCATTCCCCCGCAACACCTCCACCAGAATGAACCCCGACGTGATCAGGCACCTGGGTTCCGGGATCGTGTCTGGCCACCAGATCAGCCTGGCTGCGCTGTTCGGGGAGTAG
- a CDS encoding sensor histidine kinase produces the protein MSPLAHLNTFRYSFQYKLFLIFTLLTGLVCILFSTLYVVSEISDARSVAAEQLRLQAAGLGDEIRLALYAGNRETLNQFARDAARNPLIRRVVISDAAGRGLAVIVSEKSGDRSEPIRETVTVAGSTMGLSVDDALNGEREKAPSAIGTVRLERTSADLVASARQMTLTICLLGFGFWLLVSLLCHQVLRRVTASFNALMRGLERVRQGQYDTRIAVRSDDEPGRAGHAVNELAASLRMREEENRRLNQELMDAMEEERAARNQLAAINQTLEREMAERIQAEQALRESESNLRTLMDMMPVGVSWSQPDGRVEYVNDFIVKSSGFGRDEFPMADDWFCRVFPDPEYRAHIAELRLDALACAAAGEEIPSYEARVTCRDGSVRHVLFRHQICMGRNVAIMVDITERELFQEQMIKSQKLESLGVLAGGIAHNFNNVLTGVMGYISFARMFLDPSHKSHAALGHAEEASRRAAGMANQLLTFARGGEPIKRRASLKRLVDECLSLALNGTTVRRVVDIPDDLHAVMADEGQITQVFHNIILNAAQAMGEGGVLRVRAENISMARGRRPGAPQEPYIRISFTDQGEGIPATILPKIFDPYFTTKSTGTGLGLASAHSIVSRHGGMIAVDSEPGRGTCFSISLPSTGERLLPGGDVTRRLNPGGQGGGQDSGDG, from the coding sequence GTGTCACCACTTGCGCATCTGAACACATTCCGCTACAGCTTCCAGTACAAACTCTTCCTGATCTTTACCCTTTTGACCGGGCTGGTCTGCATCCTCTTCAGTACCCTGTATGTTGTTAGCGAAATCAGTGACGCGCGCAGCGTCGCAGCGGAGCAGCTGCGCCTGCAGGCGGCCGGGCTGGGGGATGAAATCCGTCTGGCGCTGTACGCCGGAAACCGCGAGACCCTGAACCAGTTTGCGCGGGATGCCGCCCGCAATCCCCTTATTCGCCGGGTGGTGATCAGCGACGCCGCTGGCAGGGGGCTGGCCGTCATCGTTTCGGAAAAGAGCGGCGACCGGTCGGAGCCGATCCGCGAGACCGTGACCGTTGCCGGCAGTACCATGGGACTCTCCGTGGACGATGCCCTGAACGGCGAACGGGAAAAGGCGCCATCCGCCATCGGCACGGTGCGGCTGGAGCGGACAAGCGCCGATCTGGTGGCCTCGGCGCGCCAGATGACGTTGACCATCTGCTTGCTGGGATTCGGTTTCTGGCTATTGGTGTCCCTGCTCTGCCATCAGGTGCTGCGCAGGGTGACCGCCTCCTTCAACGCCCTGATGCGCGGCCTGGAACGGGTGCGGCAGGGACAGTACGATACGCGCATCGCGGTGCGCAGCGACGACGAGCCGGGCAGGGCGGGACACGCGGTCAACGAGCTGGCTGCCTCCCTGCGGATGCGGGAAGAGGAGAACAGGCGCCTCAACCAGGAGCTGATGGATGCCATGGAGGAGGAACGCGCTGCCCGTAACCAGCTGGCCGCCATAAACCAGACCCTGGAACGGGAGATGGCCGAACGCATCCAGGCCGAACAGGCGCTGCGCGAGAGCGAGAGCAACCTGCGCACCCTGATGGACATGATGCCGGTGGGGGTCTCCTGGTCACAACCGGACGGCAGGGTGGAGTATGTCAACGACTTCATCGTCAAGTCCAGCGGCTTCGGCAGGGACGAGTTCCCCATGGCCGACGACTGGTTCTGCCGGGTGTTCCCCGACCCTGAGTATCGCGCCCACATCGCCGAACTGCGCCTGGACGCCCTGGCCTGCGCCGCAGCTGGGGAAGAGATCCCCTCCTACGAGGCGCGGGTGACCTGCCGGGACGGTTCGGTGCGCCATGTGCTCTTCCGGCACCAGATCTGCATGGGGCGCAACGTGGCCATCATGGTGGATATCACCGAGCGCGAGCTGTTCCAGGAACAGATGATCAAGAGCCAGAAGCTGGAATCCCTGGGTGTCCTGGCGGGCGGGATCGCCCACAATTTCAACAACGTGCTTACCGGCGTGATGGGCTATATCTCCTTTGCGCGCATGTTCCTGGATCCGTCCCACAAGTCCCACGCGGCCCTGGGCCATGCCGAGGAGGCCTCCCGCCGGGCGGCCGGCATGGCCAACCAGCTGCTGACCTTTGCCCGCGGAGGGGAGCCGATCAAACGCCGGGCGTCGCTGAAGAGGCTGGTGGATGAGTGCCTCTCCCTGGCCCTGAACGGCACTACGGTGCGCCGGGTGGTGGATATCCCGGACGACCTGCACGCGGTGATGGCCGACGAAGGGCAGATCACGCAGGTGTTCCACAACATCATCCTGAACGCAGCCCAGGCAATGGGCGAGGGAGGGGTGCTGAGGGTGCGGGCCGAGAACATCAGCATGGCCCGCGGCCGCCGCCCCGGTGCGCCCCAGGAACCCTACATCAGGATCTCCTTCACCGATCAGGGCGAGGGCATCCCCGCCACGATCCTGCCCAAGATCTTCGACCCCTACTTCACCACTAAATCCACCGGAACCGGCCTGGGGCTGGCGTCGGCCCACTCCATCGTCAGCAGGCACGGCGGCATGATCGCGGTGGATTCCGAGCCGGGCAGGGGTACCTGCTTCTCCATCTCGCTCCCTTCCACCGGCGAGAGGCTGCTGCCGGGGGGGGATGTCACCCGCAGGCTGAACCCCGGCGGCCAGGGGGGGGGGCAGGATTCTGGTGATGGATGA
- a CDS encoding response regulator — protein sequence MDDEESIREFARESLLFLGYRVSCCADGRDALRLYRAANEADDPFFAAILDLNVAGGMGGEEAARRILDFDPSARLIVSSGYAYDPIMAAYRQHGFCAAVSKPYKVDQLEQELNFLKRESPESESCMECVPLT from the coding sequence ATGGATGACGAGGAAAGCATCCGCGAGTTCGCCCGGGAGAGCCTGCTGTTCCTGGGCTACCGGGTGAGCTGCTGTGCCGACGGCAGGGATGCGCTGCGGCTCTACCGGGCGGCCAATGAGGCCGACGACCCGTTCTTCGCCGCCATCCTGGACCTGAACGTGGCGGGCGGCATGGGGGGCGAGGAGGCGGCCCGCCGGATCCTGGATTTCGATCCATCGGCCAGATTGATCGTATCCAGCGGCTATGCCTATGACCCGATCATGGCGGCGTACCGGCAGCACGGCTTCTGCGCTGCCGTGTCAAAGCCGTACAAGGTCGACCAGTTGGAGCAGGAATTGAACTTCCTGAAGCGGGAGTCGCCGGAGTCGGAATCCTGCATGGAGTGCGTGCCCCTGACTTAG
- a CDS encoding helix-turn-helix domain-containing protein has translation MSAGAETEPVTMTITEACRRHAGLNHSTLQIMCIRKQIRAQKVGKRWHIPVAELDRVFLGIKPRR, from the coding sequence ATGTCAGCAGGAGCCGAGACCGAACCGGTCACCATGACGATCACCGAGGCATGCCGGCGCCACGCGGGGCTGAATCATTCCACGCTGCAAATCATGTGCATCCGGAAACAGATCAGGGCACAGAAGGTGGGGAAACGCTGGCATATCCCGGTCGCTGAACTGGATCGGGTGTTCCTGGGGATTAAGCCCAGGAGATAA
- a CDS encoding RDD family protein, whose protein sequence is MFCSNCGSENQDNAGFCSSCGFQLKEISSVKQQAAIRVYAGFWIRFVATLIDFVILLIGETIILYIIVVIFGITVHIIFGPLDAAGYVNLKAIAKILCFITGIILNWCYFTLLETSSKQATAGKVALGLIVTDLNGGRISSDEANRRYWGKYLSTIILCIGYIMAGLTQKKQALHDIMAGTLVIRK, encoded by the coding sequence ATGTTCTGTTCTAATTGTGGTTCTGAAAATCAAGACAACGCTGGTTTTTGCTCATCATGCGGTTTTCAGTTGAAAGAAATATCTTCAGTTAAGCAACAGGCTGCGATTAGAGTTTATGCCGGATTTTGGATAAGGTTTGTTGCTACCTTAATTGATTTTGTTATCTTATTGATTGGTGAAACAATTATTTTATATATCATAGTTGTAATCTTTGGTATCACAGTTCATATTATTTTTGGTCCTTTGGATGCTGCAGGATATGTAAATCTTAAAGCAATAGCTAAAATATTATGTTTTATCACTGGTATTATTTTGAATTGGTGTTACTTCACTCTTCTTGAGACATCATCAAAGCAAGCAACAGCTGGAAAAGTTGCATTAGGGCTTATTGTCACCGACCTTAATGGCGGAAGAATTTCATCTGATGAGGCGAATAGACGATATTGGGGGAAATATTTATCAACGATAATCTTATGTATTGGCTACATTATGGCTGGCCTTACCCAGAAAAAGCAAGCACTCCATGACATTATGGCGGGTACTTTGGTTATTAGAAAATAG
- a CDS encoding COG3415 family protein, giving the protein MENFDPFAILPDEAPETTTTGGGDTGLEAYSPFSVNPDPLLTRKPSRADNQPTNPQRLPTGRKINDQELIDRFNAGATGRELAAHFGCSPAAISKRLKRLQPGVPRAIDQLTEKQAAAVVRIVKGESPTNAVDQVYDTTSRASSKEIARKLMGLPQVQLAIEEEMNRAGLTRTYRCAKLAEHVDAADPGVSLRALDMSFRLADEYPAAKVKNVNLNIDTMPVDLSAYQ; this is encoded by the coding sequence ATGGAAAATTTTGACCCATTCGCCATCCTGCCGGACGAAGCCCCGGAGACCACCACCACGGGAGGTGGCGACACCGGACTTGAAGCATATTCACCATTCTCGGTTAACCCGGACCCACTATTAACCCGTAAACCATCGCGGGCTGACAACCAACCCACAAACCCGCAGAGACTCCCCACCGGCCGAAAAATCAACGACCAGGAACTGATTGACCGATTCAACGCAGGAGCAACAGGGAGGGAACTGGCGGCGCATTTTGGATGCAGTCCGGCCGCAATTTCCAAACGGCTTAAGCGACTTCAGCCAGGGGTGCCGAGGGCTATTGACCAGCTCACCGAAAAGCAGGCGGCGGCCGTTGTTCGCATTGTAAAAGGCGAATCACCCACAAACGCGGTAGACCAAGTTTACGACACGACTTCACGCGCCTCTTCCAAGGAGATTGCCCGGAAGCTGATGGGGTTGCCGCAGGTGCAGCTTGCGATTGAAGAAGAGATGAACCGCGCAGGTCTCACCAGGACATACCGTTGTGCGAAACTGGCTGAACACGTCGATGCAGCGGACCCCGGCGTAAGTTTGAGAGCGCTGGATATGTCATTTCGGCTGGCGGACGAGTATCCCGCAGCTAAGGTCAAGAATGTCAACCTGAACATCGACACAATGCCGGTCGATCTGAGCGCATATCAGTAA
- a CDS encoding DNA primase family protein: MNNVPQPSEIYVFDGDLIVNDYVPLSEFSESLEDRPIFTKDATTGEMIPYSGQVPAGIQPPVALPVSNAGDQFTDLRLSERFAAMFRDQLRYWSESGKWLAFDGRRWTTDAPGGGFPFIRELLKNLYRKALYNSDFLVRTEELKALLKLEAHPRQATLLEACKQRPELSVASAELDRHPMLLTVLNGTIDLESGALLPHDPANFLTRLVFIEYDPTAECPKFLAFLDRIFASDKEIISYIQRFAGYCLTGLTGEQVLLFFYGLGANGKSVLANVFRALCGDYASTAGAELLMVRDRRSPTNDLAGLRGSRLVVVSEFDDGERLAEAQIKQLTGEDAISCRFLYGEFFSYVPQFKPLLIGNHRPKIRGTDHGIWRRFHLVSFNVVIPPEERDPHLQKKLLQELPGILAWAVRGCLDWQRQGLNPPESVKAAVTEYRQAEDVFGQWIAEYCHRDVGMTAPAAALLRSFAEFSGWRNVTTTKFGRMLTDAGFSKEKSHGTIRWRGLGLIASEADQHWMETNDNGRPF; this comes from the coding sequence ATGAATAATGTTCCCCAACCATCTGAAATTTACGTTTTTGATGGTGACCTCATCGTGAACGACTACGTTCCCCTCTCCGAATTCAGCGAGAGTCTTGAAGACCGTCCGATATTCACAAAGGACGCCACCACCGGTGAAATGATCCCCTACTCCGGCCAAGTCCCGGCAGGAATACAGCCCCCGGTCGCCCTCCCCGTAAGCAATGCCGGTGATCAGTTCACAGATCTTCGGCTTTCCGAACGGTTCGCGGCAATGTTTCGTGACCAATTGCGGTACTGGTCCGAATCCGGCAAGTGGCTTGCCTTCGATGGGCGCCGGTGGACAACGGATGCCCCGGGCGGAGGCTTCCCGTTTATCAGAGAATTACTTAAAAACCTATACCGCAAAGCCCTGTATAACTCGGATTTCCTTGTCCGCACCGAAGAGCTGAAAGCCCTTCTGAAGTTGGAGGCTCACCCCCGTCAGGCCACGCTGCTTGAGGCCTGTAAGCAGCGCCCGGAGCTGTCGGTAGCTTCCGCCGAGTTAGACCGGCACCCAATGTTGCTGACCGTTCTGAACGGCACCATCGACCTTGAATCAGGGGCGTTACTGCCCCACGATCCGGCGAATTTCCTGACGCGCCTTGTTTTTATCGAGTACGATCCCACCGCCGAATGCCCCAAATTCCTGGCGTTCCTGGACCGCATTTTTGCCAGTGACAAGGAGATCATCTCCTACATCCAGCGGTTCGCTGGGTATTGCCTGACCGGCCTAACCGGCGAGCAGGTTCTGCTTTTTTTCTACGGTCTCGGAGCGAACGGCAAATCCGTTCTCGCAAATGTGTTCCGTGCTTTGTGTGGAGATTATGCCAGCACCGCCGGGGCCGAGCTGCTCATGGTAAGAGACCGCCGCAGCCCAACAAACGACCTGGCGGGATTGCGAGGATCGCGGTTAGTGGTTGTCTCCGAATTCGACGACGGCGAACGTCTCGCTGAGGCACAGATTAAGCAGCTCACAGGTGAGGACGCCATATCGTGCCGCTTCTTGTATGGCGAATTTTTCTCATATGTACCCCAGTTCAAACCTTTGTTGATTGGTAATCATCGTCCGAAGATCCGTGGAACCGATCACGGTATCTGGCGGCGGTTCCACTTGGTCAGCTTCAACGTCGTCATCCCCCCCGAGGAGCGCGACCCCCATCTCCAGAAAAAGCTACTCCAGGAACTACCTGGGATCTTGGCTTGGGCCGTGCGGGGCTGCCTCGACTGGCAACGACAAGGGTTGAACCCACCGGAATCCGTCAAGGCCGCCGTGACTGAATACCGGCAAGCCGAGGATGTTTTTGGCCAATGGATCGCTGAATATTGCCACCGGGATGTAGGTATGACGGCCCCGGCAGCAGCGTTGCTGAGGTCATTTGCGGAATTTTCCGGTTGGCGGAACGTCACCACTACGAAGTTCGGCAGGATGTTGACCGACGCCGGGTTTTCCAAGGAGAAATCTCACGGGACAATCCGCTGGAGGGGATTGGGGCTTATAGCCAGTGAAGCTGACCAGCATTGGATGGAAACCAACGATAACGGTAGACCGTTCTAA
- a CDS encoding helix-turn-helix transcriptional regulator — MTTSVPSPGKTVRLKGTGSTPDRLLDLAIPSSFVDRIIRPKETSTITGRSLASIWRDEKAGNFPSRIRLGANSVGYRLSEVMAWVESRQVVTPENVRPVAPGARRGRKPSATREG, encoded by the coding sequence ATGACAACTTCCGTTCCATCCCCAGGCAAAACTGTCCGCTTGAAAGGGACTGGCTCAACCCCTGACCGCCTTCTTGACCTGGCGATCCCCTCTTCTTTTGTTGACCGCATCATTCGCCCCAAAGAAACCTCAACTATAACCGGCCGCTCCCTTGCCTCAATCTGGCGCGACGAGAAGGCTGGGAACTTCCCGAGCCGAATCCGACTCGGGGCCAACTCGGTGGGATATCGACTATCCGAGGTCATGGCCTGGGTCGAGTCACGCCAGGTTGTCACTCCTGAAAACGTCCGGCCTGTCGCCCCCGGTGCCCGTCGGGGACGCAAGCCTTCCGCAACCAGGGAGGGTTGA